GCATTGAAGACGAGGTTTCAGGCTACATACTTCAACTTTTAACCACAAAAAATCATTATTTCCCCTACAATGCCCACATGGACGCCTAACTCACAGGCGTTGGATCAGATTGTGTTTATCCTTGCGGGAACTTTATCGTCTGACACCAACGTGCGATTGCAAGCTACAGATGCTTTAGAAAAAGCAAGACAGCAAACAGACTTCGACAATTATCTTCTGCATATTTTGATCAATGGACAATCCCTCGAGTCCCAAGTTAGGGCATCTGCCGGACtcatgctgaaaaatgaCCTCATAAAGAATCTTCAGTCAAAATCTGAGGATTTGAAATCACATATATTACAAGAGATCCCTAAAGGGCTGTTGGACTCGCAGAACCTGGTGAGAAACATTACAGGTAATGTCATTACGACGCTATTTTCGATATTTGGTGTCCGTCAGTGGCCCAACATTTTGCCCAACCTCATGGAGCTCGCTTCTGGTGCTGCAGGTACCGCTGAGTCGCAGGAGGGCGCTATGAGCGCCCTGTTGAAAATCTGTGAAGATTCCGCTCGTCTTTTGGACCGCGAATATAATGGGGAGCGGCCTGTTAATTTTATGGTGCCGCAATTTATTGAATTGACCGGCTCCCCGAATCCAAAAGTGAAAGCCAGCGCAATTGGCTGCATCAACCAGATTCTGACTATCAAATCACAGAGCATGTTCATCCATTTGGATGAGTTCATGGCACGTTTGTTTGGTCTTGCAACGGATGAAGATTCTAACGTGAGAACCAAAGTGTGTACTGCTTTTGCGAGTATCCTCGAAGAACGTCCGGACAAACTAATGCCTCATTTGGACGGCGTTATCAACTACTGTATTCATTCTATGGGGGACTCGAACGAGGAAGTGGCCCTGGAAGCATGTGAGTTCTTATTGAATTTGGCGACATCTGACATGCCTGAGGCAATAGTCAAATCCAAACTTCCGATTTTGATCCCAGTacttttggagaagatggTTTACTCTGAGATGAATGTGTTTTTAATTGAAAATTCTGATGAGCAGGAGAACGAGAATGTCGAAGACAAAGATGACGACATCAAGCCTCAGATGGCTAAAGGAAAGGAGGCCCACAAGCTTGCCAGCAAGAATACCACCAACAatgaccaagaagaagattcGGACgactctgacgacgaggacgatATCGATGGATCCATGGAGTGGAATCTGAGGAAATGTTCAGCTGCCACCATGGATATTCTAGCTACCAATTACCCTTATGAGGTGTTGGAGGTTTCCCTTCCAATCATCAGAGAGAGAATAATTTCTCCACAGTGGCCTATAAGAGAAGCCTCGATTCTCGCTTTGGGAGCAATTGCCGAGGGCTGCTTGGACCAGGCTTCTGCTGAACTGCCTTCCTTAATTCCATTCCTTGTCGAACGACTGAAAGATTCTGAGACCCGGGTCCGTCAAATTACGTGCTGGACGCTGGGTCGCTACTCTTCGTGGGTGTGTTCTGAAGCATTGAGCGGAGGCTCCTATGCTAACTACTTTGCTCCAACGTTCCAGTCGATTATGGAATGCGCCTTGGACACAAAGAAGGTTGTTCAGGAGAGCGCCTGTTCTTCGTTAGCCGATTTCATCGATTCAGCTCAACCCGAGCTGCTTGCTGAGTTCGTCGAGCCATTACTGCGCCATTTCCAAGCTTATTTCAAGAAATATCAACGGAAAAATCTCATCATTCTCTACGACACCGTGCAAACGTTCGCCGAGAAGGTTGGCGACCAACTGTGCTACAAGCCAGACTATATCGAGATTCTGCTAC
The sequence above is a segment of the Ogataea parapolymorpha DL-1 chromosome I, whole genome shotgun sequence genome. Coding sequences within it:
- a CDS encoding Transportin, cytosolic karyopherin beta 2 → MPTWTPNSQALDQIVFILAGTLSSDTNVRLQATDALEKARQQTDFDNYLLHILINGQSLESQVRASAGLMLKNDLIKNLQSKSEDLKSHILQEIPKGLLDSQNLVRNITGNVITTLFSIFGVRQWPNILPNLMELASGAAGTAESQEGAMSALLKICEDSARLLDREYNGERPVNFMVPQFIELTGSPNPKVKASAIGCINQILTIKSQSMFIHLDEFMARLFGLATDEDSNVRTKVCTAFASILEERPDKLMPHLDGVINYCIHSMGDSNEEVALEACEFLLNLATSDMPEAIVKSKLPILIPVLLEKMVYSEMNVFLIENSDEQENENVEDKDDDIKPQMAKGKEAHKLASKNTTNNDQEEDSDDSDDEDDIDGSMEWNLRKCSAATMDILATNYPYEVLEVSLPIIRERIISPQWPIREASILALGAIAEGCLDQASAELPSLIPFLVERLKDSETRVRQITCWTLGRYSSWVCSEALSGGSYANYFAPTFQSIMECALDTKKVVQESACSSLADFIDSAQPELLAEFVEPLLRHFQAYFKKYQRKNLIILYDTVQTFAEKVGDQLCYKPDYIEILLPPLIEKWQQLTDNDKDLWPLLECMSSVAAALGESFAPYAVPVYERAFRILAVSIEQARMSNDNPGFEAPEKDFIVTSLDLIDGLVQGLKQHSAQLIQQFDTNEVSLMKLVIYCFDDPTDDVRQSAYALLGDFAIFLMEPLVVPHLHQVMVCIGNEVTNRTFRSSAACNNAVWALGEMCLRLSADIFKQYIANFMNVLIPLLLSTDVEQTILDNTSITIGRMGVHNAADMGPYVPQVLVTWCSFMKYLEENDEKETSFEGMCNIITANPTSLNPHDVSGRMAIKHFIDCIAYYEAPSNRLGSKLHLLLTGFKSGLGDAEWNALLSELDPFVGEILKMKYGV